From a single Miscanthus floridulus cultivar M001 chromosome 8, ASM1932011v1, whole genome shotgun sequence genomic region:
- the LOC136476943 gene encoding uncharacterized protein codes for MERERGASAALWGHVHLPLLARAGSKESVEYILQALWRTRRTGLDAADRTVARDALQLASDAELDPLLVCLRILIRRCVNENVAKDDIPKLFPEEVPPELQKLLTLLLQKFQPEWQQDVAKDQESARHSSAAECQLNQNGDTSELPGAANAELQNGAAPVKDSVESSGQKEVKKSPLAKDSLDKMLKDLFSTKD; via the exons ATGGAGCGGGAGCGCGGCGCGTCGGCGGCGCTGTGGGGGCACGTGCACCTCCCACTGCTGGCGCGCGCGGGGTCCAAGGAGTCGGTCGAGTACATCCTGCAGGCGCTCTGGCGCACGCGCCGCACGGGCCTCGACGCCGCCGACCGCACCGTCGCCCGCGACGCCCTCCAGCTCGCCTCCGACGCCGAGCTCGACCCG ctgctggtgTGCCTGAGGATACTGATCAGGCGGTGCGTCAACGAGAACGTCGCCAAGGACGACATCCCCAAGCTCTTCCCCGAGGAGGTGCCTCCCGAGCTGCAGAAGCTGCTCACCTTGCTGCTGCAGAAGTTCCAGCCGGAGTGGCAGCAGGATGTCGCCAAGGATCAG GAATCCGCGCGGCATTCTAGCGCTGCAGAATGTCAGTTGAACCAAAATGGAGACACATCAGAGCTTCCAGGTGCTGCTAATGCAGAG CTTCAGAACGGTGCCGCACCTGTCAAGGATTCTGTAGAATCATCAGGGCAGAAAGAAGTGAAGAAGTCTCCATTAGCTAAGGATTCTTTGGACAAAATGCTGAAGGACTTGTTCTCAACCAAGGACTAA
- the LOC136476942 gene encoding sulfite oxidase-like, with amino-acid sequence MPGLTAPSDYAEEPPRHPDLKINAKEPFNAEPHRLALVASYITPVDFFYKRNHGPIPKVEDLSRYTVSISGLINKSIQLSMGDIWALPKYNVTATLQCAGNRRTAMSNVRKVRGVGWDISALGTATWGGAKLSDVLELVGIPKLSSVTSLGGKHVEFVSVDKCKEEKGGPYTASIPLKQATDPDADVLLAYEMNGEVLNRDHGYPLRVVVPGVIGARSVKWLDSINIKEEECQGFFMQKDYKMFPPTVDWDNINWSTRRPQMDFPVQSAICTLEDVDVIKEGKARIAGYALSGGGRGIERVDISVDGGKTWVEARRYQKENVAYVSDGPQSDKWAWVLFEATVDIPANAEIVAKAVDSAANVQPEKVEDIWNLRGILNTSWHRIKIQNSSGRSKL; translated from the exons ATGCCCGGGCTCACGGCGCCGTCCGACTACGCGGAGGAGCCGCCGCGTCACCCGGACCTCAAGATCAACGCCAAG GAGCCATTCAATGCTGAGCCTCACCGATTGGCACTAGTTGCATCTTACATCACCCCAGTGGATTTCTTCTACAAGAGGAATCATGGACCCATCCCTAAAGTCGAGGACCTCTCAAG ATACACTGTTTCCATTTCTGGTCTCATCAACAAGTCTATTCAGCTATCCATgggtgacatttg GGCTCTTCCAAAGTACAATGTCACGGCAACTTTACAG TGTGCGGGAAACAGGAGGACTGCGATGAGTAATGTACGAAAAGTGAGAGGTGTTGGGTGGGACATATCTGCTCTTGGAACTG CAACATGGGGAGGTGCCAAACTATCTGATGTCCTTGAGCTAGTTGGAATACCAAAACTCAGTTCAGTCACATCTCTAGGAGGGAAGCACGTGGAATTTGTTAGCGTTGACAAGTGTAAA GAGGAAAAAGGTGGTCCTTATACGGCATCTATTCCATTAAAGCAGGCAACTGATCCTGATGCTGATGTATTACTTGCATACGAAATGAATGGAGAG GTACTCAATCGGGACCATGGATACCCACTCCGGGTTGTTGTACCTGGCGTTATTGGTGCACGCTCTGTAAAATGGTTGGACAGTATCAACATAAAAGAGGAGGAATGCCAG GGCTTTTTTATGCAAAAAGATTACAAAATGTTTCCACCAACCGTTGACTGGGACAATATTAATTGGTCAACTAGAAGGCCACAGATGGATTTCCCTGTGCAA TCTGCTATCTGTACACTGGAAGATGTAGATGTTATCAAGGAAGGAAAG GCTAGGATTGCTGGATATGCACTTTCAGGTGGTGGCCGTGGCATTGAGAGAGTGGATATATCTGTTGATGGGGGTAAAACCTGGGTTGAGGCTCGTAGATATCAGAAAGAAAATGTGGCGTATGTATCAGATGGACCTCAAAGTGATAAGTGGGCTTGGGTTCTCTTTGAGGCTACAGTAGACATACCAGCAAATGCTGAGATCGTAGCTAAGGCG GTGGACTCAGCTGCAAATGTTCAGCCTGAAAAGGTCGAAGACATATGGAATCTGAGAGGAATCCTCAACACATCTTGGCATCGGATCAAAATACAGAACTCTTCAGGAAGATCTAAGCTGTGA